In Acidaminococcus fermentans DSM 20731, one genomic interval encodes:
- a CDS encoding MetQ/NlpA family ABC transporter substrate-binding protein, with amino-acid sequence MKKLALVLAGLLALAGIAGGCGSSTGSKPAGGDKKVVLKVGASPVPHAEILEKVKPILAKEGVDLQVVEFTDYVKPNLSLSDKEIDANFFQHLPYLEKFCKDRNLSLVSLGKVHIEPMGVYSKKVKDIKSVPDGAKIAIPNDPTNGGRALAILEKAGLLKLKEGVGVLATANDIVDNPKNLKITEAEAAMLPRTLDDVDLAVINSNFAMEAKLNPTKDALFIEAKDSPYANIVAIRKGDENRPEIQKLMKALNSPEVKKFIEEKYQGAIIPAF; translated from the coding sequence ATGAAAAAACTGGCACTGGTACTGGCCGGGCTCCTGGCCCTGGCCGGGATCGCCGGAGGATGCGGCAGCTCCACCGGCAGCAAACCCGCAGGGGGAGACAAGAAAGTGGTCCTGAAGGTGGGGGCTTCTCCGGTTCCCCATGCGGAAATCCTGGAAAAAGTGAAACCCATCCTGGCCAAGGAAGGGGTTGACCTGCAGGTGGTGGAATTCACCGACTATGTGAAACCCAACCTGAGCCTCAGCGACAAGGAAATCGACGCCAACTTTTTCCAGCATCTGCCCTATCTGGAAAAGTTCTGCAAAGACCGGAACCTGTCCCTGGTTTCCCTGGGCAAAGTCCACATTGAACCCATGGGCGTGTATTCCAAGAAAGTCAAAGACATTAAATCCGTGCCCGACGGCGCCAAGATCGCCATTCCCAACGATCCCACCAACGGGGGCCGTGCCCTGGCCATCCTGGAAAAAGCCGGACTGCTGAAACTGAAGGAAGGGGTAGGGGTACTGGCCACCGCCAATGACATTGTGGACAACCCCAAGAACCTGAAAATCACCGAAGCGGAAGCCGCCATGCTGCCCCGGACCCTGGATGATGTGGATCTGGCCGTGATCAACTCCAACTTCGCCATGGAAGCCAAGCTGAATCCCACCAAAGATGCCCTGTTCATCGAAGCCAAGGATTCTCCTTATGCCAACATCGTGGCCATCCGGAAAGGGGACGAAAACCGTCCGGAAATCCAGAAGCTGATGAAGGCTCTGAACAGCCCGGAAGTGAAGAAATTCATCGAAGAAAAATACCAGGGCGCCATCATCCCGGCGTTCTGA
- a CDS encoding helix-turn-helix transcriptional regulator, whose amino-acid sequence MSNTIVYEDGTAFHPGSYLEDLLDDWQMTPAQFAHKLGKPLETVDQLLAGEIPVDLELASKLEEATEISAAAWLNLQFMFDEKVEAHKKG is encoded by the coding sequence ATGTCCAATACCATTGTTTATGAAGACGGCACTGCATTCCACCCCGGTTCCTACCTGGAAGACCTGCTGGATGACTGGCAGATGACCCCGGCCCAGTTCGCCCACAAACTGGGGAAACCCCTGGAAACCGTGGATCAGCTCCTGGCTGGAGAAATCCCGGTGGATCTGGAACTGGCCAGCAAACTGGAAGAAGCCACAGAAATCAGCGCCGCCGCCTGGCTGAATCTCCAGTTCATGTTCGACGAAAAGGTGGAGGCGCATAAGAAGGGGTAA
- a CDS encoding metallophosphoesterase, with protein MEKNEPMRIGVVSDTHGDFQALEQVLDQAGEVDLWLHAGDYSQDAPYIEEITGIPVYAVCGNCDSYEDRAPAELVTKQLGFTLAMTHGHRYVRYNDWSRLLYWGEEKQADVVVFGHIHVPVNREADGILLINPGSPSRPRNGVPSFGILTLEAGKKPVFEVQELKE; from the coding sequence ATGGAAAAAAATGAACCGATGAGAATCGGCGTGGTCAGTGACACCCATGGAGATTTCCAGGCCCTGGAACAGGTACTGGACCAGGCGGGGGAAGTGGATCTGTGGCTCCACGCCGGTGACTACAGCCAGGATGCCCCGTATATCGAAGAAATCACCGGCATTCCGGTGTATGCAGTATGCGGCAACTGTGACAGCTATGAAGACCGGGCTCCGGCGGAACTGGTGACAAAGCAGCTGGGGTTCACCCTGGCCATGACCCACGGCCACCGGTACGTCCGGTACAATGACTGGAGCCGTTTGCTGTACTGGGGAGAAGAGAAACAGGCGGATGTGGTGGTCTTCGGCCACATCCATGTACCGGTGAACCGGGAAGCAGACGGGATCCTGCTGATCAACCCCGGCAGTCCCAGCCGTCCCCGGAACGGAGTGCCCAGCTTTGGCATCCTGACCCTGGAAGCAGGGAAAAAACCGGTATTCGAAGTGCAGGAATTGAAAGAATAG
- a CDS encoding Rrf2 family transcriptional regulator, with protein sequence MQVSTKFTIAIHILAAASYFGKDHKVTSEFLAGSIGCNPVIVRNLMMDLKKAGLISVRRGPGGVEVTRPLDQITFRDVYDAVETRKDRLFNFHENPNPLCPVGRNIHQALDGKLLDIQKQFQEDLRGHTLAEVVGDLQKAIGSQ encoded by the coding sequence ATGCAGGTATCGACCAAATTCACCATTGCCATCCATATCCTGGCAGCGGCTTCTTATTTTGGAAAAGACCACAAGGTGACCAGTGAATTTCTGGCGGGCAGCATCGGCTGCAATCCGGTGATTGTCCGGAATCTGATGATGGACCTGAAGAAAGCCGGTCTGATTTCCGTACGCCGGGGACCCGGAGGGGTGGAAGTGACCCGTCCTCTGGACCAGATTACTTTCCGGGATGTGTATGATGCGGTGGAAACCCGCAAAGACCGGCTGTTCAACTTTCACGAGAATCCCAATCCTCTGTGCCCGGTGGGGCGGAACATCCACCAGGCTCTGGATGGAAAGCTCCTGGATATCCAGAAGCAGTTCCAGGAGGATCTTCGGGGCCATACCCTGGCGGAAGTGGTGGGGGATCTCCAGAAAGCCATCGGCAGCCAATAA
- the rdgB gene encoding RdgB/HAM1 family non-canonical purine NTP pyrophosphatase: MLEVVIATHNLGKVEEFKSLMDELGITFTCLSDYAPVPEPEETGRTFAANARLKARYYAKVLGKICLADDSGLEVLSLKGAPGVRSARYAGEEATDEENNELLLANMKMQVRRNCRFFCALAMANPEGKILVESAGICDGILLHEPHGTNGFGYDPLFWSTELHKPLGEATMEEKNGISHRAKAIRKLVNQWKKMNR, translated from the coding sequence ATGTTGGAAGTTGTAATCGCAACCCATAACCTGGGCAAAGTAGAGGAATTCAAGTCGCTGATGGATGAACTCGGCATCACCTTTACCTGCCTCAGTGATTATGCCCCGGTGCCCGAACCGGAAGAAACCGGCCGGACCTTTGCGGCCAATGCCCGGCTGAAAGCCCGGTACTATGCCAAGGTCCTTGGCAAGATCTGCCTGGCCGATGATTCCGGGCTGGAGGTCCTGAGCCTGAAAGGGGCACCCGGTGTCCGTTCCGCCCGCTATGCGGGGGAAGAGGCCACCGATGAAGAAAACAACGAACTGCTCCTGGCCAATATGAAGATGCAGGTCCGGCGGAACTGCCGGTTTTTCTGCGCTCTGGCCATGGCCAATCCGGAAGGGAAGATCCTGGTGGAAAGTGCCGGGATCTGTGACGGGATCCTGCTCCACGAACCCCACGGGACCAATGGCTTCGGCTATGACCCCCTGTTCTGGTCCACAGAACTCCACAAACCGCTGGGAGAGGCCACCATGGAAGAAAAGAATGGCATCAGCCATCGGGCCAAGGCCATTCGGAAGCTGGTAAATCAATGGAAAAAAATGAACCGATGA
- a CDS encoding NAD(P)-dependent malic enzyme encodes MANTEELNKEALELHAKNHGKLEVRCKVPLENGHDLSLAYTPGVAEPCRKIKENPDLSFEYTCRGNMVAVISDGTRVLGLGDIGPEAAMPVMEGKAVLYKKFGDVDSVPICIDTKDPEEFVNIVEKLQPSFGGINLEDISSPKCYAIEAELIKRCKIPVFHDDQHGTAIIACAAIMGALRYVKKDIGKVKVVVNGCGAAGSAIGKLLVRLGVKDLTMIDVHGAVYEGRPGDMDMATAYLASVTNKDHYQGDLKGAVKGADVLLGVSAPRLFTKEIIQSMNKDAVVFALANPVPETTYEEAKAAGAAVAGTGRSDAPNQVNNVCVFPGIFRGALAVRASAITEEMKVAAVKAITGLIADDELKEDYVVPGAFDRRIVPAIAAAVAKTAMEQGIARIRRDPEDIRKEAAERVERNWNA; translated from the coding sequence ATGGCAAATACGGAAGAACTGAACAAAGAGGCACTGGAACTCCATGCCAAAAACCACGGCAAACTGGAGGTGCGCTGCAAGGTGCCCCTGGAAAATGGTCACGACCTGTCCCTGGCCTATACTCCAGGGGTTGCGGAACCCTGCCGGAAAATCAAAGAGAACCCGGATCTTTCCTTTGAATACACCTGCCGGGGCAATATGGTGGCCGTCATCAGTGACGGCACCCGGGTACTGGGCCTGGGGGACATCGGTCCCGAAGCCGCCATGCCTGTTATGGAAGGGAAAGCTGTACTGTACAAGAAATTCGGGGATGTGGATTCCGTGCCCATCTGCATCGACACCAAGGATCCGGAAGAATTCGTGAACATCGTGGAAAAGCTCCAGCCTTCTTTCGGCGGCATCAATCTGGAAGACATTTCTTCCCCCAAATGCTATGCCATTGAAGCGGAACTGATCAAACGGTGCAAAATCCCCGTGTTCCATGACGACCAGCATGGTACGGCCATCATCGCCTGTGCGGCCATCATGGGGGCTCTCCGCTATGTGAAGAAAGACATCGGCAAGGTGAAGGTTGTGGTCAACGGCTGCGGTGCTGCCGGTTCCGCCATCGGCAAACTGCTGGTGCGTCTGGGCGTGAAGGATCTGACCATGATCGATGTCCATGGGGCTGTGTATGAAGGCCGTCCCGGGGATATGGACATGGCAACCGCCTACCTGGCCAGCGTCACCAACAAAGATCATTACCAGGGGGATCTGAAAGGGGCCGTAAAAGGGGCTGATGTGCTCCTGGGGGTTTCCGCTCCCCGGCTGTTCACCAAAGAAATCATCCAGAGCATGAACAAGGATGCCGTGGTATTCGCCCTGGCCAACCCGGTGCCGGAAACCACCTATGAAGAAGCCAAGGCGGCCGGCGCTGCCGTAGCTGGTACCGGCCGCAGCGATGCGCCCAACCAGGTGAACAACGTATGCGTGTTCCCGGGGATCTTCCGTGGTGCCCTGGCTGTCCGGGCTTCCGCTATCACCGAAGAAATGAAGGTGGCGGCGGTAAAGGCCATTACCGGTCTGATCGCCGACGACGAACTGAAGGAAGACTATGTGGTTCCCGGCGCCTTTGACCGGCGGATCGTTCCGGCCATTGCCGCCGCCGTGGCCAAAACTGCCATGGAACAGGGCATTGCCCGGATCAGACGGGATCCCGAAGACATCCGGAAAGAAGCAGCAGAACGGGTGGAACGGAATTGGAATGCCTGA
- a CDS encoding EAL domain-containing protein, whose product MTEKGTLSVLLRDLTEHLPGGLLIYRDNPGEEILYANTRLCTMFGCSSLEEFLELSGGSFATLVYPEDRNRVEREIREQILENKSKTDFVNYRICKNDGSIRRVEEFGHRVYVDGVGPVFYVYFLDYDNKYRAYDIDSLTGLPGKNRFIQHAATVLALTALDARAPQMAFVYANIHNFNRYNLRNGSEKGNQFLIKMAGVLQKNFPNRLISRFTDDHFMVLTTLSSLEKRLPVISREIHELYDSSHLEVKFGIYPVEDAYMPVESACGMAQLACDRIRDIPDRHISFYTKAMGEARRLRSYVIDHFQKAMDNRWIQVYFQPVIRSISGTMASVEALARWVDPKKGTISPGIFIPYLEESRQIRKLDLYVLEEICRMYQGQKEMGKTVIPTSFNLSRLDFFQGSIFEDVETIRERYQMPRNMLYVEITESAFVTEGDVLRQEIDRFREAGYEVWMDDFGSGYSSLNTLKDYTFDEIKIDMAFLSQFTEKSQDIIRAIVRMAKEIGIHTLVEGVETREQVEFARSIGCELLQGYYFGKPMALPELKHVRRKKQWEVETPQLRQYYGSLGDIDFLTDKSMAIVEFSRKHYHYLFANEEFRETLRSVGRNSLEEAESIITGRSGPIGRNLWNFMEDILHTRTGKTLTYTENGQYMKLDARHLASNGENHLFLCHLTNISINTEEEDIGNLDWATRNILYLYQNISLVDEEKDEAVPFLMNSPYRQYFFEKRKGLQAMIQEYARHLIYPEDRERFLEFNDRSTLQDRIRKNPAGTVSGFFRTLGNDGKYHWDVHSIFPVSREGKKYMLYTTRHSPMEDELEKQAAWRYYPGAKKEDC is encoded by the coding sequence ATGACGGAAAAAGGTACCTTGTCCGTACTGCTCCGGGATCTGACGGAGCATCTCCCCGGCGGGCTCCTGATCTATCGGGACAATCCCGGCGAAGAAATCCTCTATGCCAATACCCGGCTCTGCACCATGTTTGGCTGTTCCTCTCTGGAGGAGTTCCTGGAACTTTCGGGAGGATCCTTTGCCACCCTGGTCTATCCGGAGGACCGGAACCGGGTGGAACGGGAAATCCGGGAGCAGATATTGGAAAACAAGAGCAAAACAGATTTTGTCAATTACCGGATCTGCAAAAATGACGGCTCCATCCGGCGTGTGGAGGAATTTGGCCACCGGGTGTATGTGGATGGGGTGGGCCCGGTTTTCTATGTCTATTTTCTGGATTATGACAACAAATACAGAGCCTACGACATCGATTCCCTGACCGGTCTGCCCGGCAAGAACCGGTTCATTCAGCATGCTGCCACGGTTCTGGCCCTGACGGCCCTGGATGCAAGGGCGCCGCAGATGGCCTTTGTCTATGCCAACATCCACAATTTCAACCGGTACAATCTCCGGAACGGCAGTGAAAAGGGCAATCAGTTCCTGATCAAAATGGCCGGTGTGCTGCAGAAGAACTTTCCCAACCGGTTGATTTCCCGGTTCACCGATGACCATTTCATGGTGCTGACCACCCTGTCTTCCCTGGAAAAGAGACTGCCGGTGATCAGCCGGGAAATCCATGAACTGTATGACTCCAGCCATCTGGAAGTGAAGTTCGGCATCTATCCGGTGGAAGATGCCTATATGCCGGTGGAAAGCGCCTGCGGCATGGCCCAGCTGGCCTGCGACCGGATCCGGGATATCCCGGACCGGCACATCTCCTTCTACACCAAGGCCATGGGAGAAGCCCGCCGGCTGCGCAGCTATGTGATCGACCATTTCCAGAAAGCCATGGACAACCGGTGGATCCAGGTGTATTTCCAGCCGGTGATCCGCAGCATTTCCGGCACCATGGCCAGTGTGGAAGCACTGGCCCGCTGGGTGGACCCGAAAAAGGGCACAATTTCCCCCGGGATTTTCATTCCTTATCTGGAAGAAAGCCGGCAGATCCGGAAACTGGATCTGTACGTGCTGGAAGAAATCTGCCGGATGTACCAGGGCCAGAAGGAAATGGGAAAAACGGTGATTCCCACTTCCTTTAACCTGTCCCGGCTGGACTTTTTCCAGGGTTCCATTTTCGAGGATGTGGAAACCATCCGGGAGCGGTACCAGATGCCACGGAACATGCTGTATGTGGAAATCACGGAAAGCGCCTTCGTCACTGAAGGGGACGTGCTTCGGCAGGAAATCGACCGTTTCCGGGAAGCCGGCTATGAAGTGTGGATGGACGATTTCGGCAGCGGCTATTCGTCCCTGAATACCCTGAAAGATTACACCTTTGACGAGATCAAGATCGACATGGCCTTTTTGTCCCAGTTTACGGAAAAATCTCAGGACATCATCCGGGCCATTGTCCGGATGGCCAAGGAAATCGGCATCCATACCCTGGTGGAAGGGGTGGAAACCCGGGAACAGGTAGAGTTTGCCCGGTCCATTGGCTGTGAGCTGCTCCAGGGCTATTATTTCGGCAAGCCCATGGCTCTTCCGGAACTGAAACATGTCCGTCGGAAAAAGCAGTGGGAAGTGGAAACACCCCAGCTGCGCCAGTATTACGGGAGCCTGGGAGACATCGATTTCCTGACGGACAAGTCCATGGCCATTGTGGAATTCAGCCGGAAGCACTACCATTATCTCTTTGCCAATGAGGAATTCCGGGAAACGCTCCGGTCCGTAGGCCGGAACAGCCTGGAGGAAGCGGAAAGCATCATTACCGGCAGATCCGGTCCCATCGGCCGGAACCTGTGGAACTTCATGGAAGATATCCTGCACACCCGGACCGGGAAGACACTCACCTATACGGAAAACGGCCAGTACATGAAACTGGATGCCCGGCACCTGGCTTCCAATGGGGAAAATCATCTGTTCCTCTGCCACCTGACTAACATTTCCATCAATACGGAGGAAGAGGATATCGGGAATCTGGATTGGGCCACCCGGAACATCCTGTACCTGTACCAGAACATCTCCCTGGTGGATGAGGAAAAGGATGAAGCGGTTCCTTTTCTGATGAATTCTCCGTACCGGCAGTACTTTTTTGAAAAACGGAAGGGACTCCAGGCGATGATCCAGGAATATGCCCGGCATCTGATCTATCCGGAGGACCGGGAACGGTTCCTGGAATTCAATGACCGGTCGACCCTCCAGGACCGGATCCGGAAGAATCCGGCGGGGACTGTTTCCGGCTTTTTCCGGACCCTGGGCAATGATGGGAAATACCATTGGGATGTCCATTCCATCTTTCCCGTGAGTCGGGAAGGAAAGAAGTATATGCTGTATACCACCCGTCATTCTCCCATGGAGGATGAGCTGGAGAAACAGGCCGCCTGGAGATATTACCCGGGCGCCAAAAAGGAAGACTGTTGA
- a CDS encoding PAS domain S-box protein: MEMTNLFHNIVEEAPFGIYVLDTERKIVYWSRGAERITGYSREEMAGCHCFDGGLDHIDQEGTHLCHDFCPMMATIFDGRSREQPVFLKNKAGRRIPVLVHTEPLFKGEKTLGAIEYFRLLPEAEYPVPEER; this comes from the coding sequence ATGGAAATGACAAACTTGTTCCACAACATCGTTGAGGAAGCACCGTTTGGAATCTATGTACTGGATACGGAACGGAAAATTGTTTACTGGAGCCGGGGGGCGGAACGCATTACCGGCTACAGCCGGGAAGAAATGGCAGGCTGCCACTGTTTTGACGGGGGGCTGGACCATATCGATCAGGAAGGCACCCACCTGTGCCATGATTTCTGTCCCATGATGGCCACCATTTTCGATGGCAGATCCCGGGAACAGCCAGTATTCCTGAAAAACAAAGCAGGCCGGCGGATTCCGGTCCTGGTCCATACGGAACCCCTTTTCAAAGGGGAAAAGACCCTGGGAGCCATTGAATATTTCCGGTTGCTTCCGGAAGCTGAATATCCTGTACCCGAAGAACGGTGA
- a CDS encoding coenzyme F420-0:L-glutamate ligase, with protein MAEKYEIIPIPTRILTVHDNIVDAVREFGGDKIGPRDVVCVAESVVAITQNRAIRPETLKISFAAKVLSQLFPGVGSIGNWSAMQSLLNESGTLKVLFAVVVGFFAKCLGKNGVFYQLGGEQARLIDDITGTMPPYDKHIVLGPKNPVRVSESIKEGLGCFGAAVADVNDLKRSCCLGCTKGVDPRKVEKILIDNPFGNDSQKTPICVIKNYID; from the coding sequence ATGGCTGAGAAATATGAAATCATTCCAATTCCCACCCGGATTCTGACGGTCCATGACAATATCGTGGACGCTGTCCGGGAGTTCGGCGGCGACAAGATCGGTCCCCGGGATGTGGTCTGTGTGGCTGAAAGTGTGGTGGCCATTACCCAGAACCGGGCCATCCGTCCGGAAACCCTGAAGATTTCCTTTGCGGCCAAGGTCCTGAGCCAGCTGTTCCCGGGTGTCGGGAGCATCGGCAACTGGTCCGCCATGCAGAGCCTGCTCAATGAATCCGGCACCTTGAAAGTGCTGTTCGCCGTGGTGGTGGGCTTCTTCGCCAAATGCCTGGGAAAGAACGGGGTGTTCTATCAGCTGGGCGGCGAACAGGCCCGGCTCATCGATGACATCACCGGTACCATGCCCCCTTATGACAAACACATCGTCCTGGGCCCCAAGAATCCGGTGCGGGTGTCTGAAAGCATCAAGGAAGGACTGGGCTGCTTCGGGGCTGCCGTGGCCGACGTCAACGACCTGAAACGGTCCTGCTGCCTGGGCTGCACCAAAGGCGTGGATCCCCGGAAGGTGGAAAAGATCCTCATCGACAACCCCTTCGGGAACGACAGCCAGAAGACGCCGATTTGTGTGATCAAGAATTATATCGACTAA
- a CDS encoding acyl-CoA thioesterase, translating to MVSITDRVRFSETDLMAVVHHTNYLRWFEMGRVAYFRQAGIDLNQLQEAGYMVPIVEVQCKYRQSARFDDVYEIQTTLKACSRAMIQFSYRILRKEDGVLLAEGTSKNAFVNLEGKVERLTPVYYEKLQQLAAQEREIQP from the coding sequence GTGGTTAGTATCACTGATCGTGTGCGTTTTTCAGAAACCGATTTGATGGCGGTGGTCCATCATACCAATTACCTGCGCTGGTTCGAAATGGGCCGGGTGGCGTATTTCCGACAGGCGGGCATCGACCTGAACCAGCTTCAGGAAGCTGGCTACATGGTCCCCATCGTGGAAGTCCAATGCAAGTACCGGCAGTCTGCCCGGTTCGACGATGTGTATGAAATCCAGACCACCCTCAAGGCCTGCAGCCGGGCCATGATCCAGTTCAGCTATCGGATCCTCCGGAAGGAAGACGGAGTTCTGCTGGCCGAAGGCACATCCAAGAATGCCTTTGTGAACCTGGAGGGGAAGGTGGAACGGCTGACACCTGTTTATTATGAAAAACTGCAGCAGCTGGCTGCACAAGAAAGGGAGATCCAACCATGA